In Anthonomus grandis grandis chromosome 17, icAntGran1.3, whole genome shotgun sequence, the DNA window AAGTAAATCTAAATATGCCTCTGCATTAGGAATACTGTCATAGATGAAGCATAGTTCATATTACTTTGTTCTGTGAAATAAAGGCTCTATTTGCATCTATGCTTCTCCTCAGAAAATGATGCCATACCTTAATACTGAGTACACATTAGCAAAATAGACAATTTTAATATGCTCTTATGTATTTAGTGTGTCCTATCTATGCACATAAAACCAACAAGAATACACTCTGAATAATGCTTATCACGGCATGGTGGCGATATAAGTATTAATTTCCTAGGACTTCAAAGAACCAGTTTCCTCATTTAATATTATGCGCCTTTATGTTATAACAAATTGCCTGCcgatatgtaaaaataaaaaaaaaatgttttttaactaaaaaactgATTTCCTTGCTAGAAAAACAGCCTGCCAGGCACATTGGTGATCGGGGTCAGTCCCACCAATCCCCCATATTCCCTAGAGCTTTTGCAAAAGCTGCTGCAAGATCAAATCGGTTTGGCTGTCACCTGTTACCTGCACTCCTCAGTTCCCTCCCTGCCAAAAGATGCCGCACAACTCCAAGAAGCTTTAACTAACTTCAAGCCTAAAGATGGCGTGCATGTGGTGAATTTAAGGCTGATTTGGAAAAATTGTAAGTAacaccataatatttaaaatgttgctGTACTAAAGAACCTCGATCAGGCAATAGGCTTAGAAATTAAACTCTTTCCTGCATTTACAGTAATCCCCGCTGCACTGCTTCCTATTTCAGGGAAAAAGGGTGTTCCATGAATAAAGACTCATTAAACTGTTTtacactaaatttattaaaaaaaaaaactacaattcaTGGGCATAAAACGTTTCAGAAATAGGCTTGCTGAATCCATCATGTCTCCTGAACATATTTTGCACGTCTGTCACCCGTGTGAGTCCATGTAAAACCGCCCTGCTTCCAGTGGGATCCTTTTGTTGGTTGAAACTGTAGTACGAAGCCGGTGGGGAATTATAAAGAGGATATTTCAGTTGTAAATCGGGTTCTTTCAAGTAAAAAGCTTTGTCGGTCTGAAAATTGTCGATTTTAAAGTTTCCATCGTATTCGGTACAATAATCGTTTGGTTCCTCGTGTGCCGCTTGTTCTTCTAATACTTCCGCCGTCGCTTCTTCATACAGTTTctttattaacgttttttttctGATTCCTATGGGCTTATCATCTTTTTCAGTTGGGTAGACGTAGCTTTCTTTCATGGTGGAGCACAAAGGTGCCCTGGGAACCATCCCCGACGCGTCTCTTATAAGCCACTTTCTGCTCGCCCCTTTGTAATCTTCCCTCcaacatttttctaaaagtcGTTCATTGTCCTCGTCTCCCTTTTCCATTTTTTACCGTTTCCGTAAAAGTTTTATGCCCCTTCTTTTGCATGAATATTCGTAAACTGACATCAAAGGGATTTCAGGGTTATATAATATAAGGGTCGTCAGGGAATTCCTTTAGTTTCCATGGAGTTTATTAAATTGGAACTTGTTATGaagttaattgatttttttttggtgggatacaaataaaattgtttgttcCATAAAGAAGATATGCCACCCCACATGGATCAATAAGTTGgtggataaaaattaaatcatgaGTGTTGTTTTCTCACAATCCTTTCTTTAATACAATGtaaaacacaatataaaaaaaatctcctaTTTTAACAGATGTATTTATGCACTACTTAGGATTTAATAAGAtggtaaaaaattcaatattcttAGGTAATATAAAGTTCCAAATATATtggtaaaacttttttattaattaaaaataataaaagaaatatgttactaattccaggcagttgatgaagtcgtttttttgaaatttcccTTTCAAGTATTTCAGGCTTTCCTGGACTTAGGAAACtccctcaactgcctggaaataataaaaataatttattattgccaGGATTCACTTTTCTGTcctaaattttatagaaaacgAATCTCTTTCAAGCTTCCCTGTGTGCCTGTAAGAGgcagaaatattttactaattcccGGCAATTGAGAAAgtcgtttttttgaaatttcgatGAGTGTTTCAGGCTTTCCTGTCCTTTGGATactacctcaactgcctggaaatgagAGACATAATGTACTATTTCCAGGAATCACTTTTCGGTCCTAAATTTGATAGAAAATGAATATCTTTCAAGCTTCCCAGTGTGCCTAAAAGAGacagaaatatttttctaattcaaGCCAGTTGATGGAgtcgtttttttgaaatttccatGTGTGTTCCAGTTCCAAGTGTTTCAGGCTTTCCAGGACTTAAAACAGTAccgcaactgcctggaagtgatgTAAATAATGTACTATTTGCAGGAATcacttttttcctaaattttatagACAACGAATACTTTTTAAGCTTCCCAGTGTGCCTCAAATAGacagaaatattttactaattccaggcagttaagggaGTCATTTTTCTGGAACTTCCATAAGTGTTTCAGGCTTTCCAGGACTTAGTAGGGCGgtagctcaactgcctggaaatgagGGATATAATATACTATTTTCAGGGACCacttttcttttctaaattttacaaaaaaacaaatctcttTCAAGCTTCCCTTATATATTATACATCCCTAACAATAATTCATCACAATTCACTAATTCACTATTCATCACTAAACTTTTCATTGATTGAAATCATAATTACGACCCTAAcagttactttaaaatttattatttctccaAAAAAGAATACTACCGAAATAATTTAGAACTTATGgaaattcacaatttttttaaagaaaataatatgcTTACCTTAAATACACAgttaaatttagaatatttctCAATGTTGGCAGCtcttatataattaaataaatttataaaaaaattaatacgatATACGCAATTAACAATAGCACTTACATATTTACAATACAATgtacctaataaataaatagaattctGCCATTCTGTCTAGTTATTGTTAATTGCTTCTCACGTCATCTCGAATTTCTGTTGGGTCGTTACCAAACTCGGAAAATGTTTGTTATATCAAACATTTAATAGAAAGTCTAGGTTATTGTGcttgtattttaatttgtccatatctataaatatatagttttttttttcagttcatTTCAGAGTCATGTAGTTCTTGCTTAATGTCCCGATCCAggtatatttgatattttttcaaaaattcaggGTTTCTTAAGTATATTTGGTATATGAGTGGAAAATTTTAATGAGTGCGTCTAAAGTTAagcttttagtgttttaagtactTGATTATCAATGCATATAAAAAATTGTGAGGAgatattatttatgttatttttattaccaaACAGAATAACTTTTACTAACTT includes these proteins:
- the LOC126746503 gene encoding uncharacterized protein LOC126746503, with protein sequence MEKGDEDNERLLEKCWREDYKGASRKWLIRDASGMVPRAPLCSTMKESYVYPTEKDDKPIGIRKKTLIKKLYEEATAEVLEEQAAHEEPNDYCTEYDGNFKIDNFQTDKAFYLKEPDLQLKYPLYNSPPASYYSFNQQKDPTGSRAVLHGLTRVTDVQNMFRRHDGFSKPISETFYAHEL